AATATTGCCCAGATCTTTTAGCAGCTGTTTTTCAATCATTTTCAAATCGCAATATGCTGTCTATAAGGTATGATATACTGCAAAACTCGTTCAAAAGTGCGAACTTGATCTTTAAGCTTGAAGACAATAATATTGCTGGATTGCCGTCAAATCGGGGAGAAAGGGGTCTACTGTTATTCACTTTCTGTTTTACCTTGCGGGCTCATTGTAATTGTAATATGACTTGAATATTTTTTGTATTACTGGAAACGCCAGTCGGCTGTTAGAGTGATAGCATGTACAAGTGAAAGGGAGAACGGAAAGTTTAAGTTGTTGCGGGTTGTAgttgaaaatttgatttcaaGTGAAATTGTTCTAGTTTCTAATTTCTGTCTTGTTTTCATTGTCATAAGAATtggcaaaagaaaggaaaagtcAAACTAGGTTGAAgccattttgacctgaaatccagTTTGAAACCTCTGAAAAACATGCTCACAGTTTAACCAAGACAACTTTCCCGAGAACTGTCATGGCCTTGTATCTGGCGCTGAATGCCAATTAATAGATGGAGTGAAAGCAATTCAAATGTTATGTGGGGGGCGCTTGTTACGATGTTCATCAGaactttttttcattaattgcAAGGGTATTCAGAAGCAGGAATGTTTGACTCCCTAAGGAAGTGTTCTTAGAAACTATTACTTTTGTCTTATCTGCATATGCATGTTGGTCAACTGTaattcttttattgttttgatgATAATTATATATGGAAAAAATACACAACCGCTCCTTTGGCATGGAAACAACAAGCTCTCCACTATGTGTGTTCACTGCCTGTCATGAAAAATTTTGTTCAATCTTTTAGCCAGAAGtatgtaattttgttttaattttcgaACCATTTCTCAGGTTTAGCTGATCTCGGATGATTTTTTTCAGTCACATTATTTGATTTATTCATCTGTTGTCAGAAAACAAGtgccattttcaaagtttcgaaaaacaaaactaaaatgacATGATTTGATCTCAATGACCTTGTTTCAGACATTGACCAGTGTGAATCCAGAGTTTATTGACCTTTTTTGGAGTGAATTCCCTGTTTGGTGTTCCATAAAGTTTACAATACAATTCCCACATTACTTTCGACCAAAAAGGCAGGCATGGTATTGCTTGATTGTATCCAGGCACCTTTCTAAGTTGGTTGAGAGTATGGCACAGTATTTTAAATGAGAGTTCTGTGTTTTGTGGGGAAAAAATGACAATGGGACCCTAAAAGACATAAATCAACAACACTGACAAAATATTTAAACTATGTAAGCGTCATTACATCGGTGTAGACAAGTCATTCGCCATATAAACTATAGAAACAAAGATTTGTCCGAACAGGATTGTGATTATTGGACACTTTTCTTCAGAATGGCCTTCACTGTTGTGCAATAATGACAAAAATTGCATAGCATTAATGAAACAtggcataataataatatcaatctCTCTCTTTATTTCCCCTGAATTTGGGATTGAAAAATTCACATTAATAATTGTAGATAAATTTTATCTACTCCTTTATCCAGTTCAGTTGGTGTTTTTAAAGGAGCACTGTTGGCTTAGAGTATATGTGTAGTTTTGAATTTACAAGGGTAGTGTTTTACACTACATAAGGGATCTTAACTTTTCGCTAATCAAGTgcatttttctctcttttacaGTGGACGAGACGTTACTTTGTTTTGAATGCAAACAAATTGCTGTATTATTACaagaatgaaaaggaaaaaaaaccaatTAAGGATCCCATTAAGTTGGATAATTGCAAATGTGTTGAGGCAAATTTGAATCATGAAAGGTTCAAGTTTGTATTCAGTGTTGTACTTCCCCAGAGAATTTACTATCTTGTGGCTGGCACACAATTAGAGATGGAAGATTGGGTTGACAAGCTTATCGAAGTTTGTGGTTTTAAAAGAACAGATGAATTATGTCATTCTCaaggtaaaattaatgttacaaaACATTACACTTCAAATTATCTGAGTCATTTAAGCAAATATGTGTCGAGGCATCTGCTATGTGTGTGTTGCAGTTTTATGTCATTCTGTGGTCAAGATTGTCATCTGAAGATGTCTGAGGCTGTTACAGTAGTCTATGAATTAACCCGCTGTGTGAGAAATGGTTCTTAAGGTGTCAGACcgtaataatttttaataattccataataaatttgcttgcaggcAAAAATGTCCAGGATACATTGAGGAAATTTGAAATCTTTGGTTAGAGTAAAGGACTTCATCATATATAAATTCAGATAAATACTGTTTATTTACTGTAATTTTGGGTGAACTAGTTCTTTGTACAACAATCATAGGATTACATCCATACATCCTCAATTATAATACAGTGTAGTCAAGAGACCTACACACCAATGAATGTTTTGCTTACAGTGGTTCCTGCGTGCACTGCATTAATGttcaaataatgattataaATTTTGACCTAATTAACTTATATTGAATTTAATATGCTCAAATTTGATCAGTTTGTATTATGTGAATATGTAATTGTTGTCAAGGATTGATAATGATTGTGATCTTCAAATCTGACAGCATGTTCATTCTTGTATGAATGACAGAAGGCTTTTAAAAGTGTCAAGTCTGCCCGAGTTTGTCTCACACACACTGGGTTGAAGAAATCATAAATACTTCAGTTTCAAGTCTTTCTACTagctttcttcttttgtttcttaatttatttactttttcataAGAAGCTCTTAACAaaatgaacgaaaaaaaaaataacaaaaaattaaactcaagaacaaaaagaaatgtaaAAGGCAGAAATATTCTTTTTGCTATGTTGCAAGTTACATGTACAGATCCAAACAATACAcaatttttgccttttctttctttttccatttttaggGGAAAACTCCATTCCAAAAAGGAATACAGCCATGCCTGGTGCTCACACACAACCACAGGGAACAGTCACTGCACCAAAATCTCTAACAATGAGTCCTCATGGACCCGCCTCATCAAGTTTGTCATCATCGCGATCGAGCTTAACATCTCCATCTGGCGCATGCCCACTTTCCATTCCCAAGCACCTTGTGGatgaacagaacaaatcaaCATCAGCGGATGATCCTTCAAATCCTCATGCTCTAGAAGCTCGTTCAGAGTACCACGAGAGAATTCAGCGGCAATCTGAGCAGGTTGGAATTCCCACATCTTCAACTAACTTTCAAGGAACCCAGAACAGGGCAAATTATGACATGGTTCCTTCCCCTAGACCTTTGTCTTCTCATTCACAACAGGACAATAATTATGATGATGTTCCAATTCCTCAACCATGTGAACCTACACTCAGTTGCATATCACCAGGAGGTAATTCGGGGAAACATTTCTCTGCAAAGGACTACACATTGTCAAATCAAGTTTCTATGCCACGTCCAGTTTCCCAGGCAAGCAATACATCATCACAAGATGTCTACGATTTGGTACCTCCTCCTAGGCCACTATCATCTTTCAGTCAGGATGAGGAAAGCCTTTATGATGTTCCTCCAAAAGTGTTTGATCAAGAAAACTATGACATTGTCCCTCCTGTAAATCGGCCTGTTCCTACGAAAACAAGCAATAGCTTATCCACAAGTTATGATACATTGCCACCAAGAAACTCTGCTCTAAATGCAAGGGAAAGTGTATATGATGTTCTCCCACCAGGACGTGCAGTCCAACAAGAAAGTTATGATATTGATTCTTCAGAGCATCGATGCGTTTCTCGATTTCAACCAGAGGCTGGCAATGAAAATTATGATATTTTACCCAAGCCACACCAGGCTGTGCCCTACAAAAATTATGATAAAGTTCCCTCTGCAAGACCAAATGCACCAAAACCAAACCATGTTCAATCAAGAAATAAACAAGATCTTTATGATGTTCTACCAAGGAAGGACATCTGTGATATTGCTCCATGGGAAAGGGACTCAGCAAAGGAAAAGTATGACATTGTACCCCCAGGTACATCAAAAGCAAATCACACTCTGGCCTCTCAAGAATGTTATGATGTTGTTCGGTGTCCCCGACCTTCATATGACACATATGATATTGTTCCATCTTCCAGAGCTTCAGAAACTTATGATGTTGTACCACCCCCAAAGGCAACAAAAGCAGCTAATTGTAATGGGCATGATCAACATTTTTCTGATATTTATGATGTCCCTCCAAATCT
This genomic stretch from Acropora muricata isolate sample 2 chromosome 5, ASM3666990v1, whole genome shotgun sequence harbors:
- the LOC136916004 gene encoding GRB2-associated-binding protein 1-like is translated as MREMEKGAVIISGYLLKSPPESKLRNIRSWTRRYFVLNANKLLYYYKNEKEKKPIKDPIKLDNCKCVEANLNHERFKFVFSVVLPQRIYYLVAGTQLEMEDWVDKLIEVCGFKRTDELCHSQGENSIPKRNTAMPGAHTQPQGTVTAPKSLTMSPHGPASSSLSSSRSSLTSPSGACPLSIPKHLVDEQNKSTSADDPSNPHALEARSEYHERIQRQSEQVGIPTSSTNFQGTQNRANYDMVPSPRPLSSHSQQDNNYDDVPIPQPCEPTLSCISPGGNSGKHFSAKDYTLSNQVSMPRPVSQASNTSSQDVYDLVPPPRPLSSFSQDEESLYDVPPKVFDQENYDIVPPVNRPVPTKTSNSLSTSYDTLPPRNSALNARESVYDVLPPGRAVQQESYDIDSSEHRCVSRFQPEAGNENYDILPKPHQAVPYKNYDKVPSARPNAPKPNHVQSRNKQDLYDVLPRKDICDIAPWERDSAKEKYDIVPPGTSKANHTLASQECYDVVRCPRPSYDTYDIVPSSRASETYDVVPPPKATKAANCNGHDQHFSDIYDVPPNLQPIYVNDPVHFAAPTRPAPYKRKNDPYDTLPTSNRPVSADSGLNASFSSINSLKSEGDDDQEDKYDSPLPALPNTRDSGSLSNDSADDDADSKEIYDRPPSWGVDDSIYDVPPNKEGIYDQLPKHSYSDEVYDTPPGQSDDIYAVPPSSRNLGFGNEPSACPVVDRSTKRPPRVNRATKPKTSTPQNHSYCNMAPPVDRSSKRKVFPKTEPSYVNLDGPRTRTQTLPLVKTLPGNSSGGGFFNPMKECPIDFEDELDYTLMKAPTRSEMTRCYSSCKENCRRASDNQECYEEMTVLPTTRQSGDRRSSSSLSSLADNEELYTPMNAMEQRHRRQLLYAEVEIVEGMQNVRIPASTQRKQENTNYTFINEESTRALLQTSHARQGLR